The Paenibacillus tianjinensis genome has a window encoding:
- the yfbR gene encoding 5'-deoxynucleotidase, which yields MNYHFSAYLYRLQYIQRWSLMRSTAPENVAQHSFQVALLAHMLCSIGNVHFGCSLNADRAATLALFHDASEVFTGDIATPVKHNNPRLLSSFREMERVAAERLTAMIPPELGAIYTPLLQPQDSPAGSENAELLRYVKAADVLDAYLKCVWETAAGNREFAAAKEQTLAKLTGLALPEMEYFLVHMAQGFEMSLDELSAEN from the coding sequence ATGAACTACCATTTTTCGGCCTATCTTTACCGTCTCCAGTATATTCAGCGCTGGAGCCTCATGCGCAGCACCGCACCGGAGAACGTGGCGCAGCATTCGTTCCAGGTCGCCCTGCTGGCGCATATGCTCTGCTCCATCGGCAATGTCCACTTCGGCTGTTCGCTGAACGCCGACCGTGCCGCCACGCTGGCGCTGTTCCACGATGCCAGCGAGGTATTCACCGGCGATATCGCCACGCCGGTTAAACATAACAATCCGCGGCTGCTGTCAAGCTTCCGCGAGATGGAGCGGGTCGCCGCCGAGCGCCTGACGGCGATGATTCCGCCGGAGCTTGGCGCCATCTATACGCCGCTCCTGCAGCCGCAGGACAGCCCCGCCGGCTCCGAGAATGCCGAACTGCTCCGCTATGTGAAGGCAGCGGATGTACTCGACGCCTACCTGAAATGCGTCTGGGAAACCGCGGCAGGCAACCGCGAGTTCGCCGCCGCCAAGGAGCAGACGCTTGCCAAGCTGACGGGTCTCGCGCTGCCAGAGATGGAGTATTTCCTGGTTCATATGGCGCAGGGCTTTGAGATGTCGCTCGATGAGCTGTCCGCGGAGAACTGA
- the ytvI gene encoding sporulation integral membrane protein YtvI — translation MDSLLFKRVLRGLWVVLAGAVLLLALYVLLPLIYPLLLAWMLAYLIHPLVLILKGFKLPGWLAVSLSLLFYIGGTALVLTALITRLVKELIVLLQTFDLHTGEWRDLLLSISRNASIQNIINQINQFYHENPGYHDTIDSNINRTTETVGNAVTELITGFFNMILKLISALPSLGTILMVIVLAAFFISTGWERHNARLTALLPPPLVRPVSEIWSDLRKALVGYLRAQVVLISVTAAIVIIGLLLLGVNSAFVIGLTIGLVDMVPYVGVGVVLFPWALYSYMTGDLGLAIGLLVLYAVILITRQVLEPKVLASSIGLDPLTMLIGMFAGLQLFGMLGLLLGPVLLVILDAFNRAGVFRALHSYIVSGKLH, via the coding sequence ATGGATTCGCTGCTGTTCAAAAGAGTGCTGCGCGGCCTGTGGGTCGTGCTTGCCGGGGCGGTTCTGCTCCTCGCGTTGTATGTACTGCTGCCGCTCATTTACCCGCTGCTGCTCGCCTGGATGCTGGCTTATCTTATCCATCCGCTGGTGCTGATCCTGAAGGGCTTTAAATTGCCGGGGTGGCTGGCTGTATCGCTCTCTCTGCTCTTCTACATCGGCGGGACAGCTCTTGTGCTGACAGCGCTGATAACCCGCCTCGTGAAGGAGCTCATTGTGCTGTTGCAGACCTTTGACCTCCATACCGGAGAGTGGCGGGATCTGCTGCTGTCTATCAGCCGCAACGCCAGTATTCAGAATATCATTAACCAAATCAACCAGTTTTACCACGAAAATCCGGGCTATCACGATACGATCGACAGCAATATCAACCGGACAACGGAAACGGTCGGCAATGCCGTGACGGAGCTTATTACCGGATTTTTCAATATGATCCTGAAGCTGATCTCTGCGCTGCCGAGCCTCGGTACCATCCTGATGGTGATTGTGCTGGCCGCTTTCTTTATAAGTACCGGGTGGGAACGCCATAATGCCAGACTGACCGCCTTACTGCCGCCCCCTCTCGTGCGTCCGGTCTCCGAGATCTGGAGTGATCTGCGCAAAGCATTGGTTGGCTACCTGCGGGCCCAGGTCGTGCTGATTTCGGTCACCGCTGCCATCGTCATCATCGGCCTGCTGCTGCTGGGGGTGAATTCTGCCTTTGTTATCGGGTTGACTATCGGGTTGGTCGATATGGTCCCATATGTAGGCGTCGGCGTGGTTCTGTTTCCTTGGGCGCTGTATTCCTATATGACAGGTGATCTGGGACTTGCCATCGGCCTGCTGGTACTTTATGCGGTAATTCTCATTACCCGCCAGGTGCTTGAGCCAAAGGTGCTGGCCAGCAGCATCGGACTGGACCCGCTGACGATGCTGATCGGCATGTTTGCCGGCCTCCAGCTGTTCGGCATGCTCGGCCTTCTGCTCGGCCCTGTCCTCCTGGTCATTCTTGATGCCTTCAACCGCGCAGGCGTCTTCCGGGCACTTCATAGCTACATCGTAAGCGGCAAACTGCATTAG
- the thiS gene encoding sulfur carrier protein ThiS: MKLIINGKPGEFADDCRTVADLLSLPQWNKRLVIVELNGDIVGKDHYINTALGEGDRIELVHFVGGG; this comes from the coding sequence ATGAAGCTAATTATCAACGGCAAACCCGGAGAATTTGCGGACGACTGCCGGACTGTGGCTGATCTGCTGAGCCTGCCGCAATGGAACAAACGGCTGGTCATTGTAGAGCTGAACGGTGACATTGTTGGCAAAGATCATTACATAAACACTGCGCTAGGAGAAGGCGACCGGATTGAGCTTGTTCATTTTGTCGGCGGGGGCTGA
- a CDS encoding NUDIX hydrolase, giving the protein MTKNNRNIIVAVKGVIINEGKILLVQRASADAVGGGTWECAGGKIEFGEGLEAALVREIKEETGLTVTVDNLLYAASFLTDPARQVIIITYLCRSAEQVIRLSEEHTDYRWCTKDLLRGLLPPQIFAEFVKYHILELEELE; this is encoded by the coding sequence ATGACTAAAAATAACCGTAATATTATCGTCGCTGTCAAAGGTGTCATCATCAACGAAGGAAAAATCCTGCTGGTCCAGCGTGCGTCTGCAGATGCTGTAGGCGGGGGCACCTGGGAGTGCGCCGGTGGAAAAATAGAGTTCGGAGAAGGCCTGGAGGCCGCTCTGGTAAGAGAAATTAAGGAGGAGACCGGTTTAACGGTCACTGTGGATAATCTGCTGTATGCGGCATCCTTCTTAACCGATCCAGCGAGGCAGGTTATAATTATCACCTATCTATGCCGCAGTGCGGAACAGGTCATCCGGCTGTCAGAAGAGCATACCGACTACAGATGGTGTACAAAGGACCTGCTCCGCGGTCTGCTGCCGCCGCAGATTTTTGCCGAATTCGTGAAGTATCATATCCTGGAGCTGGAGGAACTGGAGTAA
- a CDS encoding SDR family oxidoreductase — protein MPDNKQPQKTLPPQEQDRQPGIESQMNPLPEFETSAYKAAGKLLGKAALITGGDSGIGRAVAVHFAKEGADVVISYLNEHSDAEETKRQVEQEGRKCILIAGDIGVEAFCQDLINKTVEGLGKLDILINNAAEQHPQDKIEDITAEQLERTFRTNIFSMFYLTKAAMPHLKKGSTIINTTSITAYRGSPQLLDYSSTKGAILSFTRSLSMNLADKGIRVNAVAPGPIWTPLIPSTFDAKKVSEFGGTQPMKRPGQPEELAPAYVYLASSDSSYVSGQVIHVNGGEIING, from the coding sequence ATGCCAGATAACAAACAGCCACAAAAAACCCTGCCTCCGCAGGAGCAGGACCGCCAGCCGGGAATTGAAAGTCAAATGAACCCGCTGCCTGAATTTGAGACATCAGCCTATAAAGCAGCAGGCAAGCTGCTGGGTAAAGCTGCCCTTATAACCGGTGGAGACAGCGGAATCGGACGTGCGGTTGCCGTGCATTTTGCCAAGGAGGGTGCGGATGTCGTTATTTCCTATCTGAACGAACACAGCGACGCCGAGGAAACCAAAAGACAGGTGGAACAGGAAGGACGAAAGTGTATCCTGATTGCCGGCGATATCGGCGTAGAAGCCTTCTGTCAGGATCTGATCAACAAGACGGTGGAGGGGCTCGGCAAGCTGGATATCCTGATCAACAATGCCGCCGAGCAGCATCCGCAGGATAAGATTGAGGACATCACTGCTGAACAGCTGGAGCGGACCTTCCGCACGAATATCTTTTCGATGTTCTATCTGACCAAAGCGGCCATGCCTCATCTCAAAAAAGGGTCCACGATCATTAACACGACTTCCATTACGGCTTACAGGGGGAGCCCTCAGCTGCTGGACTATTCTTCCACCAAGGGAGCGATTCTCAGCTTTACCCGCTCACTGTCAATGAATCTGGCGGATAAAGGCATCAGAGTCAATGCTGTAGCTCCGGGCCCGATCTGGACACCGCTGATTCCATCCACCTTTGACGCGAAGAAGGTCAGTGAGTTCGGCGGCACACAGCCGATGAAGCGTCCGGGACAGCCGGAGGAGCTGGCACCAGCCTATGTGTATCTGGCTTCCAGCGATTCATCCTATGTAAGCGGCCAAGTTATTCATGTGAATGGCGGCGAAATTATTAACGGCTGA
- a CDS encoding thiazole synthase, with translation MSDPFVLGGIPLTSRLFIGTGKYSRNTLIPEVVASSGSQVITVALRRVDPQSQENIMNYIPSQMTLLPNTSGARTAEEAVRIARLARAAGLGNWVKIEVISDQKYLLPDNSETIRATEILAAEGFVVLPYMSPDLSAALRMKAAGAAAIMPLGAPIGSNRGLQTKELLRILISEVDLPIIVDAGIGRPSEAAEAMEMGASAVLLNTAIATARDPLLMAEAFREAVSSGRKAYLAGLGPVEEAAVHSSPLTGFLN, from the coding sequence ATGTCAGATCCTTTTGTACTCGGCGGTATTCCATTAACCAGCCGCTTGTTTATAGGAACCGGTAAATACAGCCGTAATACGCTGATCCCTGAGGTTGTAGCATCGTCAGGCTCACAGGTAATTACAGTAGCCCTGCGCCGGGTTGATCCGCAGAGCCAAGAGAATATTATGAATTATATTCCTTCCCAGATGACGCTGCTTCCCAATACCTCCGGCGCACGCACTGCAGAAGAGGCCGTCCGCATAGCCAGACTGGCCAGAGCAGCCGGTCTCGGCAACTGGGTGAAAATTGAGGTGATCAGCGACCAGAAGTATCTGCTGCCTGATAATAGCGAAACCATCCGCGCTACAGAAATACTCGCCGCCGAGGGCTTCGTGGTGCTTCCTTATATGAGTCCGGATCTGTCCGCTGCACTGCGGATGAAGGCAGCCGGCGCCGCAGCCATTATGCCGCTGGGGGCTCCAATCGGCTCGAATCGCGGCTTGCAGACCAAAGAGCTGTTGCGCATTCTGATTTCAGAGGTGGATCTTCCCATTATTGTAGATGCCGGAATCGGCAGACCCTCAGAAGCTGCAGAAGCGATGGAAATGGGCGCTTCCGCTGTCCTGCTGAATACAGCCATTGCGACCGCCCGCGATCCGCTGCTGATGGCTGAGGCTTTCCGTGAGGCCGTATCGTCTGGCCGGAAGGCTTATCTGGCTGGACTCGGTCCGGTGGAGGAGGCCGCAGTCCATTCATCGCCGTTGACGGGATTTTTGAACTGA
- a CDS encoding FxsA family protein, whose protein sequence is MIRSKWLWAAMFIIPAVELFGFIFVAEHLGAPKALLLMLVTSVIGFLMMRFEGKKVLQDSRVQMQEGKVPGRTMLDGLCIFFGGLLLILPGFVTDIIGFSLVFPLTRPLYRVFLLKWIEKKMKNGTFTFYRR, encoded by the coding sequence ATGATTAGAAGTAAATGGCTGTGGGCTGCTATGTTTATTATCCCGGCCGTGGAATTATTCGGGTTCATCTTTGTTGCAGAACATCTCGGAGCACCCAAAGCGTTGCTGCTCATGCTGGTTACTTCGGTTATCGGTTTTCTCATGATGCGTTTTGAAGGCAAGAAGGTGCTGCAGGACAGCAGAGTGCAAATGCAGGAGGGCAAGGTGCCGGGAAGGACCATGCTGGACGGCTTATGTATTTTTTTCGGCGGCCTGCTGCTGATTTTGCCGGGCTTCGTAACGGATATAATCGGTTTTTCACTGGTGTTTCCGCTGACCCGGCCACTGTACCGGGTTTTTCTGCTGAAATGGATCGAGAAGAAAATGAAAAACGGCACCTTCACTTTTTACCGGAGGTAA
- the citZ gene encoding citrate synthase — protein sequence MTATKGLEGIVATTSSISSIVDGVLTYRGYDIDDLAVNATFEETAYLLWFGSLPTTPELQALQRDLSAFAEVPEQVIAQMKLYPKTANTMAALRSAVSSLALYDEAADDMSREANEIKAVKLQAQIPTLVAALARIRKGLEPVAPREGVSIAENFLYMLWGKQPDIISVKALDAALVLHADHELNASTFASRVTVATLSDIYSGVTSAIGALKGPLHGGANEAVMKMLEEIGSLEAVEPYIRAKLERREKIMGFGHRVYKNGDPRAKHLMKMSQELGTMKNNTTLYDMSVKIEELITGQKGLKPNVDFYSASVYTQLGIERELFTPIFAISRTSGWTAHILEQYEDNRIIRPRAEYTGMLEQKYVPVDER from the coding sequence ATGACAGCTACTAAAGGCCTGGAAGGCATCGTTGCTACGACCTCCTCCATCAGTTCCATTGTGGATGGCGTACTTACTTACCGCGGATATGATATCGATGATCTTGCGGTGAATGCCACCTTTGAAGAGACCGCTTATTTGCTGTGGTTCGGCAGCCTGCCGACTACACCGGAGCTGCAAGCTCTGCAGCGTGATCTCAGCGCGTTCGCAGAGGTCCCTGAGCAGGTAATTGCCCAGATGAAGCTTTATCCAAAGACAGCGAACACGATGGCCGCGCTGCGTTCTGCCGTATCTAGCCTTGCGCTATACGATGAAGCTGCCGATGATATGAGCCGTGAAGCCAATGAAATAAAGGCAGTGAAGCTGCAGGCTCAGATTCCTACGCTTGTGGCTGCACTTGCACGTATCCGCAAAGGCCTGGAGCCGGTTGCCCCAAGAGAGGGTGTCTCGATCGCAGAGAATTTCCTGTATATGCTGTGGGGCAAACAGCCCGATATCATTTCAGTCAAAGCGCTGGATGCGGCTCTGGTGCTGCATGCTGACCATGAGCTTAATGCGTCCACTTTTGCCAGCCGGGTAACCGTAGCTACACTGTCCGATATTTATTCCGGTGTAACCTCGGCCATCGGCGCGCTCAAAGGCCCGCTGCATGGCGGTGCGAATGAAGCCGTAATGAAGATGCTGGAGGAGATCGGCAGCCTGGAGGCGGTAGAGCCTTATATCCGCGCCAAGCTGGAACGCCGCGAGAAGATTATGGGTTTCGGGCACCGTGTATATAAGAACGGCGATCCGCGTGCCAAACATCTGATGAAGATGTCGCAGGAGCTGGGAACGATGAAGAATAACACCACACTCTACGATATGTCCGTCAAGATTGAGGAGCTGATTACCGGACAGAAGGGACTGAAGCCGAACGTAGACTTCTATTCCGCTTCGGTCTATACACAGCTGGGCATTGAGCGTGAGCTGTTTACGCCGATTTTTGCGATCAGCCGGACTTCGGGCTGGACAGCGCATATTCTGGAGCAGTACGAGGACAACCGCATTATCCGCCCGCGTGCTGAATACACAGGAATGCTTGAGCAGAAATATGTGCCGGTAGACGAGAGATAA
- the thiH gene encoding 2-iminoacetate synthase ThiH gives MSFYETVLRLEQLPYETLWKQFTAEDVNRALRKERLDEHDLQALLSPAAASCLEEMAQRAQQLTRKHFGHVMQLFTPMYLADFCVNHCTYCSFSSIYDFPRKKLGPEELRQEASVIAASGFRHLLVLTGESRKESPTAYVKDCVKILREYFSSVSIEVNPLSIEEYRELMEAGVDGLTLYQEVYHQETYRKLHIKGPKRVYRNRLDAPERGCQAGFRAVNIGALLGMYDWRQEAFFTAMHARYLQDKYPECEIGLSAPRFRPYLGEFNPDSDVTDRALVQIILAYRLFLPRAGITLSTREPASLRDRLVHLGITKMSAGVSTEVGGHTQTGGTPQFEISDSRNVQEIIDMLIANNLQPVFKDWDILTVAPV, from the coding sequence ATGAGCTTTTATGAAACGGTGCTTCGACTGGAACAGCTTCCTTACGAAACCTTATGGAAGCAGTTCACAGCGGAGGATGTGAATCGGGCGCTGCGTAAGGAACGCCTGGATGAACACGATTTGCAAGCCCTTCTGTCACCTGCTGCAGCGTCCTGCCTGGAGGAGATGGCACAGCGTGCACAGCAGTTGACCCGTAAGCATTTCGGACATGTCATGCAGCTGTTCACACCGATGTACCTCGCTGACTTTTGCGTCAATCACTGCACGTACTGCAGCTTCAGCTCCATTTATGATTTTCCGAGAAAAAAGCTGGGCCCTGAGGAGCTCAGGCAGGAGGCTAGCGTGATCGCAGCTTCCGGCTTCCGCCACCTTCTGGTCCTTACCGGGGAGTCACGTAAGGAGAGCCCGACGGCTTATGTGAAGGATTGTGTGAAGATCCTCCGGGAATATTTCTCTTCCGTAAGTATTGAAGTGAATCCGCTGTCCATAGAGGAATACAGGGAGCTCATGGAGGCCGGAGTGGACGGACTAACCTTGTACCAGGAGGTATACCATCAGGAGACGTACCGCAAGCTGCATATCAAGGGACCTAAAAGAGTCTACCGGAACCGCCTTGATGCGCCTGAACGCGGCTGTCAGGCAGGATTCCGGGCTGTCAATATCGGAGCTTTGCTCGGGATGTACGATTGGCGGCAGGAGGCCTTCTTCACCGCGATGCATGCACGGTATCTGCAGGACAAGTACCCGGAATGTGAGATCGGGCTGTCTGCCCCGCGGTTTCGACCGTACCTGGGTGAGTTCAATCCGGATAGCGACGTAACCGACCGTGCGCTGGTGCAGATTATTCTGGCTTACCGCCTGTTCCTGCCCCGCGCCGGCATTACCTTATCCACGCGTGAGCCTGCTTCCTTAAGAGATCGTCTGGTTCATCTGGGGATAACGAAAATGTCCGCAGGGGTGTCTACCGAGGTTGGGGGACATACCCAGACGGGCGGCACGCCGCAGTTCGAAATTTCCGACAGCCGGAATGTACAGGAGATCATAGATATGCTTATAGCAAACAACCTGCAGCCGGTGTTCAAAGACTGGGATATCCTTACAGTAGCTCCGGTGTAG
- the mdh gene encoding malate dehydrogenase: MAIKRYKITVVGAGFTGATTALMLAQKELGNVVLLDIPQLENPTKGKALDMLEAAPVQKFDSQITGTSDYEDAADSDIVIITAGIARKPGMSRDDLVNTNAGIVKSVCENIKRVAPESIVIILSNPVDAMTYAAYHALGFPKNRVIGQSGVLDTARYCTFIAQELNVSVEDVRGFVLGGHGDDMVPLVRYSSVGGIPIDKLIPAQRIEEIVQRTRVGGGEIVSLLGNGSAYYAPAASLVQMTEAILKDKKRIIPVIALLEGEYGYDGLFMGVPTLLGADGIEKIYELELTAEEQAALDKSADSVRAVTSAVTL, from the coding sequence GTGGCCATCAAACGTTATAAAATTACAGTCGTAGGCGCCGGTTTTACCGGAGCTACTACGGCGCTTATGCTTGCACAGAAAGAACTGGGAAATGTAGTACTGCTTGATATTCCACAGCTGGAGAATCCGACCAAGGGGAAGGCGCTCGACATGCTGGAAGCCGCTCCTGTGCAGAAGTTCGACAGCCAGATTACCGGCACTTCAGATTATGAGGATGCAGCGGATTCTGATATCGTTATTATCACAGCAGGGATTGCCCGCAAGCCGGGAATGAGCCGCGATGATTTGGTAAACACCAATGCCGGTATTGTCAAATCCGTTTGCGAGAACATTAAGCGTGTGGCACCGGAGTCTATCGTCATCATCCTGAGCAATCCGGTGGATGCGATGACTTATGCCGCTTATCATGCGCTGGGGTTCCCCAAAAACCGCGTAATCGGTCAGTCAGGTGTGCTGGATACGGCACGTTACTGCACGTTTATTGCCCAGGAGCTGAACGTTTCGGTTGAGGATGTGCGCGGCTTCGTGCTTGGCGGACATGGAGACGATATGGTTCCTCTTGTACGCTACTCCAGTGTAGGCGGTATTCCGATTGACAAGCTGATTCCAGCGCAGCGCATTGAAGAGATTGTACAGCGCACCCGCGTTGGCGGTGGAGAAATTGTTAGCCTGCTTGGCAACGGCAGCGCTTATTATGCGCCGGCGGCCTCCCTGGTGCAGATGACAGAAGCAATTCTCAAAGATAAGAAACGGATCATCCCTGTCATTGCCCTGCTGGAAGGGGAATATGGCTATGACGGGTTGTTCATGGGTGTTCCAACCCTGCTTGGCGCGGACGGCATTGAGAAGATCTATGAATTGGAGCTTACCGCTGAAGAGCAGGCAGCCCTGGATAAGTCGGCAGATTCAGTACGTGCAGTAACTTCTGCAGTTACACTCTAG
- the icd gene encoding NADP-dependent isocitrate dehydrogenase: MLKLEKYDLPTEGEQITIENGKLVVPAHPIIPFIEGDGTGRDIWKASKRVLDAAVDKAYGGEKKIAWYEVFAGEKAFNTYGEWLPNDTLEAIREYIVAIKGPLTTPIGGGIRSLNVALRQELDLYVCLRPVRYFDGVPSPVKHPELVDMVIFRENTEDIYAGIEYKEGSEEVKKVIEFLQKEMGVNKIRFPETSGIGIKPVSSEGSKRLVRAAVEYAIKHGRKSVTLVHKGNIMKFTEGAFKNWGYEVAEQEFGDKVFTWNQYDVIKERDGEAAANAAQKEAEAAGKIIVKDAIADIALQQVLTRPTDFDVIATLNLNGDYLSDALAAQIGGIGIAPGANINYITGHAIFEATHGTAPKYADKDVVNPGSVILSGVMLLEHLGWQEAADLIYKGMSTAINNKTVTYDFARQMEGATELKCSAFADEIINHL, from the coding sequence ATGTTGAAATTGGAGAAATACGATCTGCCGACAGAAGGCGAACAAATCACGATTGAAAATGGCAAACTGGTGGTTCCGGCTCATCCGATCATTCCGTTTATCGAAGGCGACGGCACAGGCCGCGACATCTGGAAAGCCTCCAAGCGTGTGCTTGATGCTGCTGTAGACAAAGCTTACGGCGGGGAGAAAAAGATAGCCTGGTACGAAGTGTTTGCCGGCGAGAAAGCCTTCAATACATATGGTGAATGGCTGCCGAACGATACGCTGGAAGCAATCCGCGAGTACATCGTAGCGATCAAAGGACCACTGACGACGCCAATCGGCGGCGGTATCCGCTCACTCAACGTGGCGCTGCGCCAGGAGCTGGATCTCTACGTATGCTTGCGTCCGGTGCGTTATTTTGACGGAGTTCCTTCACCGGTGAAACATCCGGAGCTGGTGGACATGGTTATTTTCCGGGAGAATACAGAGGACATTTATGCCGGTATCGAGTATAAAGAAGGCTCTGAGGAAGTGAAGAAAGTTATCGAGTTCCTGCAGAAGGAAATGGGCGTGAACAAGATCCGCTTCCCGGAAACATCCGGAATCGGCATCAAGCCGGTATCCTCTGAAGGCTCGAAGCGCCTCGTCCGTGCTGCGGTGGAATATGCAATCAAGCATGGCCGCAAGAGTGTGACGCTGGTGCACAAGGGAAACATCATGAAATTCACCGAAGGCGCATTTAAGAACTGGGGATACGAAGTGGCTGAGCAGGAGTTCGGCGATAAAGTGTTTACCTGGAATCAATATGATGTCATCAAGGAGCGTGACGGAGAAGCAGCGGCGAATGCGGCCCAGAAGGAAGCGGAAGCCGCCGGCAAAATCATCGTTAAAGACGCCATTGCGGACATCGCGCTGCAGCAGGTGCTGACCCGCCCGACCGACTTTGACGTAATCGCTACACTGAATCTTAACGGGGACTACCTGTCTGATGCACTGGCTGCACAAATCGGCGGCATCGGAATCGCACCAGGAGCCAATATTAACTATATAACAGGCCATGCGATCTTCGAAGCTACTCACGGAACGGCCCCTAAATATGCGGACAAGGATGTTGTAAATCCTGGTTCAGTAATTCTTTCCGGTGTTATGCTGCTTGAGCATCTCGGCTGGCAGGAAGCGGCAGATCTGATCTATAAAGGCATGAGCACTGCGATCAACAACAAGACAGTAACTTATGACTTTGCCCGCCAGATGGAAGGCGCGACAGAGCTGAAGTGCTCGGCATTCGCCGACGAAATTATCAATCACCTGTAA
- a CDS encoding thiamine phosphate synthase, whose amino-acid sequence MISDGRLDAAHFAAMAAAIHPQLDFIHLREKQRSARELLDMTGKLLLAGVPSSKLVINDRVDVALAAGAAGVQLAWHSLPLSAARAAAPVLRLGKSVHSVQEAEEAGRQGADFCLFGHVFPSVCKPGQQERGLAQLADAVRVCGIPLIAIGGITPANTGLVLRQGAAGIAVMSGICSADDPLAAIRAYRRAVIQAEDKGGEGA is encoded by the coding sequence TTGATTTCGGACGGGAGGCTGGATGCGGCTCACTTTGCGGCAATGGCGGCCGCTATTCATCCGCAGCTGGACTTTATTCATCTGCGGGAAAAGCAGCGGTCCGCCCGGGAGCTGCTGGACATGACCGGAAAGCTCCTACTGGCGGGGGTTCCATCATCCAAGCTGGTCATCAATGACCGGGTGGATGTTGCGCTGGCGGCCGGAGCGGCTGGTGTTCAGCTGGCCTGGCACAGCCTTCCGCTATCTGCCGCACGTGCCGCTGCTCCCGTACTGCGGCTGGGAAAGTCAGTGCATTCTGTGCAGGAGGCGGAGGAAGCAGGCAGGCAGGGGGCTGATTTCTGCCTGTTCGGGCATGTGTTTCCTTCGGTCTGCAAGCCGGGCCAGCAGGAGCGTGGCCTTGCACAGCTGGCGGATGCTGTGCGTGTGTGCGGTATTCCGCTGATCGCGATCGGCGGGATTACACCGGCCAATACCGGATTAGTCCTCCGGCAGGGGGCGGCTGGCATTGCAGTAATGTCCGGCATTTGCAGTGCGGATGACCCGCTGGCTGCCATACGTGCCTATAGGAGAGCAGTTATACAGGCTGAAGATAAAGGAGGTGAGGGGGCATGA